A window of the Arachis duranensis cultivar V14167 chromosome 5, aradu.V14167.gnm2.J7QH, whole genome shotgun sequence genome harbors these coding sequences:
- the LOC107491027 gene encoding clavaminate synthase-like protein At3g21360, with protein MEFSCKHFKVGKCEGEKLVDGETIPLVLQPSEANKNGLESLLLALKNNKEWFEQMIIKNSAVLLRGFDVKNAEEFNEIVEICGWEDIRYVGPAPRTHIYKRVWTANEGPLSEFIYYHHEMVLFKECPLKVILFCEIPPPEGGQTPVVPSFKVTEKMVEEFPEAVKEMEEKGLRYTFTAPGKNNTGSMRGRGWEDAFGTSDPQEVEKRAKAFGMELEWLPDGGLKTILGPRNLTKVFEGRKGRRMWFNTIVGMHGREISSAKMADGTEIPENVVKRCAEIIEEESIQFKWEKGDVLFLDNLALLHGRRPSLPPRKVLVATCK; from the exons ATGGAATTCTCTTGCAAACACTTTAAGGTAGGGAAATGTGAAGGAGAGAAACTAGTTGACGGGGAAACCATCCCTTTGGTGCTACAACCTTCTGAGGCCAACAAGAATGGCTTGGAATCATTGTTGTTGGCTCTGAAGAACAACAAGGAATGGTTTGAACAAATGATCATAAAGAACAGTGCTGTTCTTCTAAGAGGCTTTGATGTAAAGAACGCTGAGGAATTCAATGAAATTGTTGAGATCTGTGGCTGGGAAGACATTCGCTATGTCGGACCGGCGCCGCGCACTCATATTTACAAGAGAGTTTGGACGGCCAATGAAGGTCCCCTGTCGGAGTTCATATACTATCACCATGAAATGGTTTTG TTCAAGGAATGTCCGTTGAAAGTTATCCTGTTTTGTGAGATACCACCCCCAGAAGGAGGACAGACCCCGGTCGTGCCGAGTTTCAAGGTGACAGAAAAGATGGTGGAAGAGTTCCCGGAGGCGGTGAAGGAAATGGAGGAGAAGGGATTGAGGTACACATTTACAGCTCCTGGTAAAAATAACACTGGTTCCATGAGAGGAAGAGGGTGGGAAGATGCCTTTGGGACCTCAGATCCCCAAGAAGTTGAGAAAAG GGCAAAAGCTTTTGGAATGGAACTGGAGTGGCTTCCAGATGGTGGGTTGAAAACAATACTTGGACCAAGAAATTTAACAAAGGTATTTGAAGGTAGAAAAGGGAGAAGAATGTGGTTTAACACAATAGTAGGCATGCATGGGAGGGAGATTAGCTCGGCGAAGATGGCGGACGGAACAGAAATCCCAGAAAATGTGGTGAAAAGGTGTGCAGAAATCATCGAAGAAGAAAGCATCCAGTTCAAATGGGAGAAGGGAGATGTTCTGTTCCTTGACAACTTGGCTTTGCTCCATGGAAGAAGGCCTTCCCTTCCTCCTAGAAAGGTCTTAGTTGCTACATGCAAGTAG
- the LOC107491274 gene encoding protein CROWDED NUCLEI 3 encodes MFTPQRKAWPAASTFTPHRGGGAASSALFKGKAVVVADDPAPPPPPLGSLSEATRETDVTVGFDGGSVDDWKKFREVGLLDEAVMQRKDHEALLQRVSRLEKELLDYQENMGILLIERKEWNLKFDQLRQELSATEEILKREQSSHLIALSEIQKREENLRKALITEKQCGADLERALRAMQQEHALVHSSSKTKLSEANALVDGIEEKSSLVNKKLHDAESKLAEVNSKSAELDMKLRELEVRESLLCKEQLSVATDRESFEATSHKQREDLKEWEKKLQQREDMLCGGRRNLGEREEKMIETEKILSKKERHLEVLEKNINSSMSLLEEKKAEISTRLADLDAKEEKVDSVKSLLDVKEKELLALELKLSAREKEGIEKLLQEQKVMLDLKLQQFELETEERRKSLLQEFRSKEEDLEQREAEINHRQKVVEKEEHGLSKKAERIKEQSKELETKSKSLKEKEKDIKVNEKVLEKEKQQLLADVENLQNLKDELDKLKDEISQQKQKICKEIEDLKLTEEERAEHSRLQLELKQEIEHTRLQKDSLMNEVESLREDRLRFEKEWEGLDEKRAEINREKHEIDVENERLRKLHHSEDERLKRERHDMQDHIRNQLDKLELEKESFRESMKQEKLLLSEKLKNEKLQMLQDFEWKISSLEIEIQKRQDEMEKDLQERERKFQEKMERELNNINVLKDVTEKEWEEVKSQGLRLENERKELESNKQQLKSGQREMHEDSEMLMNLSRKVKNEREILVAERNQFLAFVEKLKCCKECGEVVGGFVVSDLPLPDFKQRSIVPSATSPILNGMPSKNSQDKVAASNLDSSGSTWTGNWLLRKCRPILGLSPNKRTDGVGSSNEDGTMPLSDVNVATEKVPELESLPIIEGAEVTLEEQQLADGAHHSSETPQPQFERIFRQVDVQNTESMDDHSYRDSFVDGSPDDSQQSVPNRSRGRPGKKSKSGIARTRSVKGVVREANEFLGQASEEIENASLLSLNADHFKEDSQGDSSQIDEAVGRTGRKRQRAQTSRITESEQNADDSDGQSESITAGGHRKKRQMAAPPAQVTGEKRYNLRHPKIVGSTVDFSNRTRGVQKEVASSKPELNKIPEVDPGASLVEADGNIQSTVPVQVSTTRTLEERVVRFEVSRDIVDDNGAVTNSVDCVEKNGATEYEDEGGSTNLGVENDIREGEIGEEAAEAEAEAEGGGGRRRKRRRRRSLQ; translated from the exons ATGTTCACGCCGCAGAGGAAGGCGTGGCCCGCGGCATCTACGTTCACGCCTCACCGAGGCGGCGGGGCGGCAAGTTCTGCTCTATTCAAGGGCAAGGCCGTCGTTGTCGCCGACGATCCCGCTCCGCCGCCGCCGCCGTTGGGCTCTCTGAGCGAAGCAACCCGGGAGACGGATGTGACGGTAGGGTTCGATGGGGGGAGCGTCGATGATTGGAAGAAGTTCAGAGAAGTAGGTTTGCTCGATGAGGCGGTTATGCAGCGAAAAGACCATGAAGCACTCTTGCAGAGGGTGTCTAGGCTCGAAAAAGAG ctTTTGGACTACCAGGAGAACATGGGCATCCTGttgattgaaagaaaagaaTGGAATCTGAAGTTTGATCAATTAAGGCAAGAACTATCTGCGACTGAGGAGATTCTTAAACGAGAACAATCATCACATTTGATCGCATTATCCGAAATACAAAAGAGAGAGGAAAATTTGAGGAAAGCATTAATCACAGAAAAGCAGTGCGGGGCTGAT CTTGAGAGAGCCCTGCGTGCGATGCAACAAGAGCATGCCCTAGTTCATTCGTCCTCCAAGACGAAGTTATCTGAAGCAAATGCATTGGTTGATGGTATTGAAGAGAAGTCTTCACTGGTCAACAAGAAACTGCATGATGCAGAATCTAAGCTTGCTGAGGTGAACAGCAAAAGTGCAGAGCTGGATATGAAGTTGCGAGAACTGGAGGTTCGTGAAAGTTTGCTTTGCAAGGAACAGTTGTCGGTGGCTACCGA TCGAGAATCATTTGAAGCAACGTCCCACAAACAGAGGGAAGATTTGAAGGAGTGGGAGAAGAAACTTCAGCAAAGAGAAGATATGTTATGTGGTGGTAGGCGAAATCTTggtgagagagaggagaagatgATTGAGACTGAAAAGATATTGTCGAAGAAAGAGAGACATTTAGAAGTGTTGGAAAAGAATATTAATTCCTCTATGTCTTTGTTGGAAGAAAAGAAAGCCGAGATAAGTACAAGACTAGCAGATCTAGATGCTAAAGAAGAG AAAGTTGATTCTGTAAAGAGCTTGCTGGATGTTAAAGAGAAAGAATTACTTGCACTGGAACTGAAGCTTAGTGCTAGAGAAAAA GAGGGGATTGAGAAGCTCCTTCAAGAGCAGAAGGTTATGCTGGATTTGAAGTTGCAGCAGTTTGAGCTGGAAACAGAGGAAAGACGGAAATCTCTCCTTCAGGAGTTTAGAAGCAAGGAGGAAGACTTGGAGCAGAGGGAAGCTGAAATCAACCACAGGCAGAAGGTTGTCGAAAAAGAAGAACATGGTTTGAGTAAGAAGGCTGAGAGAATAAAGGAACAAAGTAAGGAACTTGAAACAAAATCTAAATCTttaaaggagaaagaaaaggatATTAAGGTCAATGAAAAAGTGTTGGAGAAGGAAAAACAGCAATTGCTTGCTGACGTGGAAAATCTGCAGAATTTAAAAGATGAACTTGATAAGCTTAAAGATGAGATTTCTCAGCAGAAGCAGAAAATATGCAAAGAAATTGAAGATTTGAAACTTACTGAAGAAGAGAGAGCTGAGCATTCTCGGTTGCAATTGGAACTAAAGCAGGAGATAGAACATACCAGATTGCAGAAGGATTCTCTTATGAATGAAGTTGAAAGCTTAAGGGAGGATAGACTGAGGTTTGAGAAAGAGTgggaaggattggatgagaaAAGAGCTGAAATTAATAGAGAGAAACATGAAATTGATGTGGAGAACGAAAGATTAAGAAAACTACATCACAGTGAAGATGAACGGTTGAAAAGGGAGAGACACGATATGCAAGATCATATAAGGAATCAACTAGATAAGCTTGAACTAGAGAAGGAATCATTTAGAGAATCAATGAAGCAAGAGAAACTTCTTTTGTCTGAAAAGTTGAAGAATGAGAAATTGCAGATGCTTCAGGATTTTGAATGGAAGATAAGTTCTCTTGAGATTGAAATCCAGAAAAGGCAGGATGAAATGGAGAAAGATCTGcaggaaagagagagaaaatttcaGGAGAAGATGGAAAGGGAGCTTAATAATATTAATGTCTTGAAGGATGTTACTGAGAAGGAATGGGAAGAAGTGAAGTCTCAGGGCCTTAGGTTAGAAAATGAGAGGAAGGAGCTTGAGTCAAACAAGCAGCAGTTGAAGTCAGGCCAACGTGAGATGCACGAGGACTCTGAAATGCTTATGAATCTAAGCCGGAAGGTTAAAAATGAACGTGAAATACTTGTGGCTGAAAGAAATCAATTTCTTGCATTTGTTGAGAAGCTAAAGTGTTGCAAGGAGTGTGGTGAGGTTGTTGGGGGCTTTGTTGTATCTGATCTTCCGTTGCCTGACTTTAAACAAAGATCCATTGTTCCCTCAGCCACCTCTCCTATTCTGAATGGTATGCCGAGTAAGAACTCCCAGGACAAGGTAGCTGCTTCCAATTTGGACTCTTCTGGATCTACATGGACCGGAAATTGGCTCCTCCGTAAATGTAGACCAATCCTCGGTTTATCTCCAAATAAAAGAACTGATGGCGTTGGTTCTTCTAATGAGGATGGGACAATGCCACTTTCAGATGTGAATGTTGCTACAGAAAAGGTACCTGAACTGGAATCTCTGCCCATTATAGAAGGAGCTGAGGTCACTCTTGAAGAACAACAGCTAGCAGATGGAGCTCATCACTCTTCGGAAACTCCACAACCCCAATTTGAGAGAATTTTTCGACAGGTGGATGTTCAAAACACAGAGTCCATGGATGATCATAGCTACAGGGATAGCTTTGTAGATGGAAGTCCAGATGATTCTCAGCAGTCAGTTCCAAACCGCAGTCGGGGCAGACCTGGGAAGAAAAGCAAATCTGGAATTGCTAGAACACGCTCAGTGAAGGGTGTAGTTAGAGAGGCCAATGAGTTCCTAGGGCAAGCCTCTGAGGAAATAGAAAATGCGAGTTTGCTGTCTCTCAATGCCGATCATTTCAAAGAAGACAGTCAAGGAGACTCTAGTCAAATTGATGAAGCTGTTGGTAGGACTGGAAGGAAGCGACAACGCGCACAAACTTCAAGAATTACTGAAAGTGAGCAGAATGCAGATGATAGTGATGGACAATCAGAAAGCATTACAGCTGGGGGGCACAGGAAGAAGAGGCAAATGGCTGCTCCACCTGCACAAGTTACTGGAGAGAAGCGATACAATCTCAGGCATCCAAAGAT TGTAGGTTCTACAGTAGACTTTTCCAATAGAACACGAGGCGTGCAGAAAGAAGTTGCTTCTAGTAAACCAGAGCTGAATAAAATTCCTGAAGTTGACCCTGGTGCCTCATTAGTAGAAGCAGACGGCAACATCCAAAGCACAGTTCCCGTACAGGTCTCGACGACAAGAACCTTGGAAGAAAGGGTTGTAAGG TTTGAAGTATCAAGAGACATTGTGGATGACAATGGTGCTGTAACCAATTCTGTGGATTGTGTGGAAAAAAATGGTGCCACAGAATATGAAGACGAAGGTGGAAGCACAAACCTTGGGGTTGAAAATGATATTAGGGAGGGAGAAATAGGGGAGGAGGCAGCGGAGGCAGAGGCGGAGGCGGAGGGAGGCGGAGGCAGgcggaggaagaggaggaggaggaggagtctGCAATAA